The Nycticebus coucang isolate mNycCou1 chromosome 15, mNycCou1.pri, whole genome shotgun sequence genome has a segment encoding these proteins:
- the CLN5 gene encoding ceroid-lipofuscinosis neuronal protein 5, producing the protein MAQAGDPGPEAEGRWDAGAAPGPASWRWALALFWLAAAGPGWPQASGGAPRHPWPVPYKRFSFRPDPDPYCQAKYTFCPTGSPIPVIKGDDVIEVFRLQTPVWEFKYGDLLGHLKIMHDAIGFRSTLTGKNYTVEWYELFQLGNCTFPHLRPEMNAPFWCNQGAACFFEGIDDIHWKENGTLVQIATISGNMFNEMAKWMKQDNETGIYYETWTVQASPEKGAETWFESYDCSKFVLRTYKKLAELGAEFKKIETNYTRIFLYSGEPTYLGNETSVFGPAGNKTLALAIKKFYYPFKPHLSTKEFLLSLLQAFDAVIIHRQFYLFYNFEYWFLPMKFPFIKITYEEIPLPNRNKTFPGL; encoded by the exons ATGGCGCAGGCGGGAGACCCCGGCCCCGAGGCCGAGGGCCGGTGGGACGCAGGCGCGGCCCCGGGACCAGCGTCCTGGCGCTGGGCTCTGGCGCTGTTCTGGCTGGCGGCGGCGGGTCCGGGCTGGCCCCAGGCCTCGGGAGGCGCCCCTCGACACCCCTGGCCGGTGCCTTACAA aCGCTTTTCCTTCCGTCCAGACCCAGATCCTTATTGTCAGGCTAAGTACACTTTCTGTCCAACTGGCTCACCTATCCCAGTTATCAAGGGTGATGATGTCATCGAAGTCTTTCGATTACAAACCCCAGTGTGGGAATTTAAATACGGAGACCTCCTGGGACACTTG AAAATTATGCATGATGCCATTGGATTCAGGAGTACATTAACTGGCAAGAACTACACAGTGGAGTGGTATGAACTTTTCCAACTTGGCAATTGCACATTTCCCCATCTTCGACCTGAAATGAATGCTCCTTTCTGGTGTAATCAGGGAGCTGCCTGCTTTTTCGAAGGAATTGACGATATTCACTGGAAGGAAAATGGAACATTAGTTCAAATAGCAACCATATCAG GAAACATGTTCAATGAAATGGCAAAGTGGATGAAACAGGATAATGAAACAGGGATTTATTATGAGACATGGACTGTCCAAGCTAGCCCAGAAAAAGGGGCAGAGACATGGTTTGAATCCTATGACTGTTCCAAATTTGTGTTAAGGACATATAAGAAGTTGGCTGAACTTGGAGCAGAGTTCAAGAAGATTGAAACCAACTATACAAGAATATTTCTTTACAGTGGAGAACCTACTTATCTGGGAAATGAAACATCTGTTTTTGGACCAGCGGGAAATAAGACTCTTgctttagccataaaaaaattttattacccCTTCAAGCCACATTTGTCAACTAAAGAATTTCTATTGAGTCTCCTACAAGCTTTTGATGCGGTGATTATACACAGACAattctatttgttttataattttgaatacTGGTTTTTACCTATGAAATTCCCTTTCATTAAAATAACATATGAAGAAATCCCTTTACCTAACAGAAACAAAACTTTCCCTGGCTTATAA